A DNA window from Bradyrhizobium barranii subsp. barranii contains the following coding sequences:
- a CDS encoding NADH-quinone oxidoreductase subunit M — MTTWPILSVTTFLPLVGALIVYLSRGDDEAARRNARWIALWTTLITFAVSVILVMRFDPSSADFQFVEKANWLATGITYHMGVDGISLPLVILTTAIMPFCIIASWKAITNRVREYMMAFLILETLMIGTFSALDLVLFYLFFEGGLIPMFLIIGVWGGPRRVYASFKFFLYTLLGSVLMLLAIMALYWNGGTTDIPTLMHTAVPRSLQTWAWLAFFASFAVKMPMWPVHTWLPDAHVEAPTAGSVVLAAILLKMGGYGFLRFSLPMFPLASHDFAPLIFTLSAIAIIYTSLVALMQEDMKKLIAYSSVAHMGFVTMGIFAGTMQGVAGGVFQMISHGIVSGALFLCVGIVYDRMHTREIAAYGGLVNRMPLYALTFMIFTMANVGLPGTSGFVGEFMTLLGTFKVSIPTAFFATFGVILSACYALWLYRKVVFGALVKPSLASMKDLTFRECVTLFPLIALTILFGVYPKPVLDMSAVSVQQLVNNYNTAVTAVKAAALLQ, encoded by the coding sequence ATGACAACCTGGCCAATCCTTTCGGTCACGACGTTCCTGCCGCTGGTTGGCGCGCTGATCGTCTATCTCAGCCGAGGCGATGACGAGGCGGCCCGGCGCAATGCGCGCTGGATCGCGCTGTGGACCACGCTGATCACCTTCGCGGTTTCGGTGATCCTGGTGATGCGCTTCGATCCGTCGAGCGCCGACTTCCAGTTCGTCGAGAAGGCGAACTGGCTCGCCACCGGCATCACCTACCACATGGGCGTCGACGGCATCTCGCTGCCGCTGGTGATCCTGACCACCGCCATCATGCCGTTCTGCATCATCGCGAGCTGGAAGGCGATCACCAACCGCGTCCGCGAATACATGATGGCGTTCCTGATCCTGGAAACGCTGATGATCGGCACCTTCTCGGCGCTCGATCTCGTGCTGTTCTACCTGTTCTTCGAGGGCGGCCTGATCCCGATGTTCCTGATCATCGGCGTCTGGGGCGGTCCGCGCCGGGTCTACGCGTCGTTCAAGTTCTTCCTCTACACGCTGCTCGGCTCGGTGCTGATGCTGCTCGCCATCATGGCGCTGTACTGGAATGGCGGCACCACCGACATCCCGACCCTGATGCACACCGCCGTGCCGCGCTCCCTGCAGACCTGGGCGTGGCTCGCCTTCTTCGCCTCGTTCGCGGTGAAGATGCCGATGTGGCCGGTGCACACCTGGCTCCCCGACGCCCACGTCGAGGCGCCGACCGCGGGCTCGGTGGTGCTGGCTGCGATCCTGCTGAAGATGGGCGGCTACGGCTTCCTGCGCTTCTCGCTGCCGATGTTCCCCCTGGCCTCGCACGACTTCGCGCCGCTGATCTTCACGCTCTCGGCCATCGCCATCATCTACACCTCGCTGGTGGCGCTGATGCAGGAGGACATGAAGAAGCTGATCGCGTACTCGTCAGTGGCGCATATGGGCTTCGTCACCATGGGCATCTTCGCCGGCACCATGCAGGGCGTCGCCGGCGGCGTGTTCCAGATGATCTCGCACGGCATCGTCTCCGGCGCGCTGTTCCTCTGCGTCGGCATCGTCTACGACCGCATGCACACCCGCGAGATCGCGGCCTATGGCGGCCTCGTCAACCGGATGCCGCTCTACGCGCTGACCTTCATGATCTTCACCATGGCCAATGTCGGTCTGCCCGGCACCTCCGGCTTCGTCGGCGAGTTCATGACGCTGCTCGGCACCTTCAAGGTCTCGATCCCGACCGCGTTCTTCGCGACCTTCGGCGTGATCCTGTCGGCCTGCTACGCGCTGTGGCTGTACCGCAAGGTCGTGTTCGGGGCGCTGGTCAAGCCGTCGCTGGCGAGCATGAAGGATCTCACTTTCCGCGAGTGCGTGACGCTGTTCCCGCTGATCGCGCTGACGATCCTGTTCGGCGTCTATCCGAAGCCGGTGCTCGATATGTCGGCCGTCTCGGTCCAGCAACTCGTCAACAATTACAACACCGCTGTGACGGCCGTGAAGGCCGCCGCACTGCTCCAGTGA
- the nuoL gene encoding NADH-quinone oxidoreductase subunit L codes for MVQAIVFLPLLGAILAGLIALFGAHARNPSGDAVEHHGDHGHGDAHASAAHDDHGHDDHAHDDHGHGPDEPPAAGSRGAELITTALLFVSAALSWMTLVDVGFMHHDMRIPLLPWIMSGDLQVYWTLRVDTLTAVMLVVVTTVSSLVHLYSIGYMDEDPYRPRFFGYLSLFTFAMLMLVTADNLVQLFFGWEGVGLASYLLIGFWYQKPSANAAAIKAFVVNRVGDFGFALGIFAIFMLTSSTDFETIFHAAPSLTGKTIDFLGWHADALTLTCLLLFMGAMGKSAQFLLHTWLPDAMEGPTPVSALIHAATMVTAGVFMVARLSPLFELAPNAQAVVMFFGATTAFFAATIGLVQNDIKRIVAYSTCSQLGYMFVAMGAGAYSVGMFHLFTHAFFKALLFLGSGSVIYAMHHEQDIRNMGGLWRKIPYTYAVMVIGTLALTGFPLTAGYFSKDAIIESAYASHNPFAMYGFLMTVVAAGLTSFYSWRLIFKTFHGEPHDEHHYEAAHEAPLWILIPIGVLAVGSIVAGFPFKELFAGHGVEEFFRESVKMNPHIIEEMHHIPETIAILPTVMMVLGFLVSYLFYIRRPYLPVELANTQPMLYQFLLNKWYFDELYEVIFVRPAKWIGYQLWKKGDGFIIDGLGPDGISARVLDVTRNVVKIQTGYLYHYAFAMLIGAAGLITWFMFGFGGQ; via the coding sequence ATGGTTCAGGCGATTGTCTTTCTGCCTCTGCTGGGCGCCATCCTTGCTGGCCTGATCGCGCTGTTCGGCGCGCATGCCCGCAACCCCTCGGGCGACGCGGTCGAGCATCACGGCGATCATGGCCACGGCGACGCGCATGCGTCGGCGGCCCATGACGACCATGGTCACGACGATCACGCTCACGATGACCACGGCCATGGCCCGGACGAGCCGCCGGCCGCGGGCTCGCGGGGCGCCGAGCTGATCACGACCGCGCTGCTGTTCGTCTCGGCGGCGCTGTCCTGGATGACGCTGGTCGATGTCGGCTTCATGCACCACGACATGCGCATTCCGCTGTTGCCCTGGATCATGTCGGGCGACCTCCAGGTCTACTGGACGCTGCGGGTCGACACGCTCACCGCCGTGATGCTGGTGGTGGTGACGACCGTGTCCTCGCTCGTGCACCTCTATTCCATCGGCTACATGGACGAGGATCCGTACCGGCCGCGCTTCTTCGGCTATCTCTCGCTGTTCACCTTCGCCATGCTGATGCTGGTGACGGCCGACAACCTCGTGCAGCTGTTCTTCGGCTGGGAAGGCGTGGGTCTCGCCAGCTATCTCCTGATCGGCTTCTGGTACCAGAAGCCGTCGGCGAACGCGGCGGCGATCAAGGCCTTCGTGGTCAACCGCGTCGGTGATTTCGGCTTCGCGCTCGGCATTTTCGCGATCTTCATGCTGACGAGCTCGACCGATTTCGAGACCATCTTCCATGCAGCTCCGAGCCTGACCGGCAAGACCATCGACTTCCTCGGCTGGCACGCCGACGCGCTGACCCTGACCTGCCTCCTGCTGTTCATGGGCGCGATGGGCAAGTCGGCGCAGTTCCTGCTGCACACCTGGTTGCCGGACGCGATGGAAGGCCCGACCCCGGTCTCCGCGCTGATCCACGCCGCGACCATGGTCACCGCCGGCGTGTTCATGGTGGCGCGCCTGTCGCCGCTGTTCGAACTCGCCCCGAACGCGCAGGCCGTCGTGATGTTCTTCGGCGCCACCACGGCGTTCTTCGCCGCGACCATCGGCCTCGTCCAGAACGACATCAAGCGCATCGTCGCGTACTCGACCTGTTCGCAGCTCGGCTACATGTTCGTGGCGATGGGAGCAGGGGCCTATTCGGTCGGCATGTTCCACCTGTTCACGCACGCCTTCTTCAAGGCGCTGCTGTTCTTGGGTTCCGGCTCGGTGATCTACGCGATGCACCACGAGCAGGACATCCGCAACATGGGCGGCCTCTGGCGCAAGATCCCCTACACCTATGCGGTGATGGTGATCGGCACGCTGGCGCTCACGGGCTTCCCGCTCACGGCGGGCTATTTCTCCAAGGACGCCATCATCGAGTCCGCCTACGCCTCGCATAATCCGTTCGCGATGTACGGCTTCCTGATGACGGTCGTCGCCGCCGGCCTGACCTCGTTCTACTCCTGGCGCCTGATCTTCAAGACCTTCCACGGCGAGCCCCATGACGAGCATCACTACGAGGCCGCGCATGAGGCCCCGCTCTGGATACTGATCCCGATCGGCGTTCTCGCGGTCGGCTCGATCGTCGCGGGCTTCCCGTTCAAGGAGCTGTTCGCCGGTCACGGCGTCGAGGAGTTCTTCCGCGAGTCCGTGAAGATGAACCCGCACATCATCGAGGAGATGCACCACATCCCCGAGACCATCGCCATCCTGCCGACGGTGATGATGGTGCTGGGCTTCCTGGTGTCGTATCTGTTCTACATCCGCCGGCCGTATCTGCCGGTCGAGCTCGCGAACACGCAGCCGATGCTGTACCAGTTCCTGCTCAACAAATGGTACTTCGACGAGCTCTACGAGGTCATCTTCGTCCGTCCGGCGAAGTGGATCGGCTACCAGCTCTGGAAGAAGGGCGATGGCTTCATCATCGACGGTCTCGGTCCCGACGGTATCTCGGCCCGCGTGCTGGACGTCACCCGCAACGTGGTGAAGATCCAGACCGGCTATCTCTATCACTACGCGTTCGCCATGCTGATCGGCGCCGCCGGCCTGATCACCTGGTTCATGTTCGGCTTTGGAGGCCAGTAA
- the nuoK gene encoding NADH-quinone oxidoreductase subunit NuoK, with protein sequence MTIGLGHYLAVGAILFTLGILGIFLNRKNIIVILMSIELILLSVNINLVAFSTFLGDIVGQVFALLVLTVAAAEAAIGLAILVVYFRNRGSIAVEDVNLMKG encoded by the coding sequence ATGACGATCGGGCTCGGACATTATCTGGCGGTCGGCGCGATCCTGTTCACGCTCGGGATCCTCGGCATCTTCCTGAACCGCAAGAACATCATCGTCATCCTGATGTCGATCGAGCTGATCCTGCTCTCGGTCAACATCAACCTCGTGGCATTCTCGACCTTCCTCGGCGACATCGTCGGCCAGGTCTTCGCATTGCTGGTGCTGACTGTTGCGGCTGCGGAAGCCGCGATCGGTCTCGCCATCCTGGTGGTCTATTTCCGCAACCGCGGCTCGATCGCGGTTGAGGACGTCAATCTGATGAAGGGCTGA
- a CDS encoding NADH-quinone oxidoreductase subunit J gives MILPALFFYLFAGVCVASAVMVIVSRNPVHSVLYLILAFVNASGLFVLMGAEFLAMILIVVYVGAVAVLFLFVIMMLDVDFLELREGFIEYLPVGLVIGGIFLFELLLTVGFWVINPGVSKTITAAIPTNVSNTEALGLVLYTKYIHYFQLAGMVLLVAMIGAIVLTLRHKANVKRQDINVQNARTPEMAMAMRKVASGQGLQDSDAAEWVK, from the coding sequence ATGATCCTTCCCGCGCTGTTCTTCTATCTCTTCGCCGGCGTTTGCGTCGCCTCGGCGGTGATGGTGATTGTCTCGCGCAATCCCGTGCACTCCGTGCTGTACCTGATCCTGGCCTTCGTCAACGCCTCCGGCCTGTTCGTGCTGATGGGCGCCGAATTCCTCGCGATGATCCTGATCGTCGTCTATGTCGGCGCCGTCGCGGTGCTGTTCCTATTCGTGATCATGATGCTCGACGTCGACTTCCTCGAGCTGCGCGAGGGCTTCATCGAGTACCTGCCGGTGGGCCTCGTGATCGGCGGCATCTTCCTGTTCGAACTGCTGCTCACCGTCGGCTTCTGGGTCATCAACCCCGGCGTCTCCAAGACGATCACGGCGGCGATCCCGACCAATGTCAGCAACACCGAGGCGCTCGGGCTCGTGCTCTATACGAAGTACATCCACTACTTCCAGCTCGCGGGCATGGTGCTGCTGGTCGCCATGATCGGCGCCATCGTGCTGACGCTGCGCCACAAGGCGAACGTGAAGCGGCAGGACATCAACGTTCAGAATGCACGCACGCCCGAGATGGCGATGGCGATGCGCAAGGTGGCGTCGGGGCAGGGGCTCCAGGACAGCGACGCGGCGGAGTGGGTGAAATGA
- the nuoI gene encoding NADH-quinone oxidoreductase subunit NuoI, with amino-acid sequence MGINVNATARSLLLSEFVSAFFLAMRYFFQPKPTLNYPFEKGPISPRFRGEHALRRYPNGEERCIACKLCEAICPAQAITIEAGPRRNDGTRRTVRYDIDMVKCIYCGLCQEACPVDAIVEGPNFEFATETREELFYDKAKLLANGDRWEREIAKAIELDAPYR; translated from the coding sequence ATGGGTATCAATGTCAACGCCACCGCACGCTCGCTGCTGCTGTCGGAATTCGTCTCGGCGTTCTTCCTCGCCATGCGCTATTTCTTCCAGCCGAAGCCGACGCTGAACTATCCCTTCGAGAAGGGCCCGATCTCGCCGCGCTTCCGCGGCGAGCATGCGCTGCGCCGCTATCCGAACGGCGAAGAGCGCTGCATCGCCTGCAAGCTGTGCGAAGCCATTTGCCCGGCGCAGGCCATCACCATCGAGGCCGGCCCGCGCCGCAACGACGGCACCCGCCGCACCGTGCGCTACGACATCGACATGGTGAAGTGCATCTATTGCGGCCTCTGCCAGGAGGCCTGTCCGGTCGACGCCATCGTCGAAGGTCCGAACTTCGAATTCGCGACCGAGACCCGCGAGGAACTGTTCTATGACAAGGCCAAGCTGCTCGCCAATGGCGACCGCTGGGAACGCGAGATCGCGAAAGCGATCGAGCTCGACGCGCCGTACCGGTGA
- the nuoH gene encoding NADH-quinone oxidoreductase subunit NuoH translates to MEFFESAFWTGFLWPLIIMVAESVLVLVVLLVAIAYILLADRKIWAAVQIRRGPNVVGPWGLLQSFADLLKFVLKEPIIPSGANKGVFLLAPLVSCVLALAAWAVIPTNLGWVISDINVGVLFIFAISSLSIYGIIMAGWSSNSKYPFLAALRSAAQMVSYEVSIGFVIITVLLCAGTLNLSAVVEAQHARGLASLIGLPQLTILNWYVWPLFPMFVIFYVSALAETNRPPFDLVEAESELVAGFMVEYGSTPYLLFMLGEYVAIVTMCALATILFLGGWLPPVDLPPFNWVPGIIWFSLKVFFMFFLFAMAKAIVPRYRYDQLMRLGWKVFLPLSLAMVVVVAGVLHFAGIAPK, encoded by the coding sequence ATGGAATTCTTCGAAAGCGCATTCTGGACCGGTTTCCTCTGGCCGCTGATCATCATGGTCGCGGAGAGCGTCCTGGTGCTCGTCGTCCTGCTGGTCGCGATCGCCTACATCCTGCTCGCCGACCGCAAGATCTGGGCGGCGGTGCAGATCCGCCGTGGCCCGAACGTGGTCGGCCCCTGGGGCCTGCTGCAGTCCTTCGCCGACCTGCTGAAGTTCGTGCTGAAGGAGCCGATCATCCCGTCCGGCGCCAACAAGGGCGTGTTTCTCCTTGCTCCCTTGGTCTCATGCGTGCTCGCGCTTGCGGCCTGGGCGGTGATCCCGACCAATCTCGGCTGGGTGATCTCCGACATCAATGTCGGCGTGCTCTTCATCTTCGCGATCTCGTCGCTGTCGATCTACGGCATCATCATGGCCGGCTGGTCGTCGAACTCGAAATACCCGTTCCTGGCCGCGCTGCGCTCGGCGGCGCAGATGGTGTCCTACGAGGTCTCGATCGGCTTCGTCATCATCACGGTGCTGCTCTGCGCCGGCACGCTGAACCTGTCGGCCGTGGTCGAGGCCCAGCATGCCCGTGGCCTTGCCAGCCTGATCGGGTTGCCGCAGCTCACCATCCTGAACTGGTATGTGTGGCCGCTGTTCCCGATGTTCGTGATCTTCTACGTCTCGGCGTTGGCGGAAACCAACCGTCCGCCGTTCGACCTCGTCGAAGCTGAATCAGAGCTCGTCGCCGGCTTCATGGTCGAGTACGGCTCGACGCCGTATCTGCTGTTCATGCTCGGCGAATATGTCGCGATCGTCACGATGTGCGCGCTGGCGACGATCCTGTTCCTCGGAGGCTGGCTGCCGCCGGTGGATCTGCCGCCCTTCAACTGGGTGCCGGGGATCATCTGGTTCTCGCTCAAAGTGTTCTTCATGTTCTTCCTGTTCGCGATGGCAAAGGCGATCGTGCCGCGCTACCGCTACGACCAATTGATGCGCCTCGGCTGGAAGGTTTTCCTGCCGCTGTCGCTGGCGATGGTGGTCGTGGTGGCTGGCGTGCTGCATTTCGCCGGCATCGCGCCGAAGTGA
- the nuoG gene encoding NADH-quinone oxidoreductase subunit NuoG: MTKLIIDGKEIDVPAEYTLLQACEAAGAEIPRFCYHERLSIAGNCRMCLVEVKGGPKPVASCAWGVRDCRPGPKGEPPEISTRSPMVKKAREGVMEFLLINHPLDCPICDQGGECDLQDQAMGYGVDTSRFAENKRAVEDKYLGALVKTSMNRCIQCTRCVRFSAEVAGAPEMGATGRGEDMEITTYLEHALTSELQGNLVDICPVGALTSKPYAFAARPWELGKTQSIDVMDGLGSAIRVDTRGREVMRVLPRINEAVNEEWISDKTRHVVDGLRTQRLDRPYIREAGKLRAASWPEAFAAIAAKAARTDGKRIGAIAGDLAGVEEMFALKDLLAKYGSGNLAVQGGDAFDPALGRGSYIFNPTLVGVEQADALLIIGANPRKEAAVFNARIRKRWRAGGFKVGVIGAKVDLTYDYDHLGAGTETLGELAAGKHSFMDVLKNAKNPIILVGAGAASRHDGAAILAAAAKLALDVGAVKDGWNGLGVLHETASRVGALDIGFSATAGGLNAAQMTTFGTLDLLFLLGADEIKPSDGTFVVYIGTHGDRGAHRADVILPAAAYTEKNAIYVNTEGRVQMTGRAAFPPGEAREDWAIVRALSEALGKKLGYDSLSALRQAIFKAVPHLIRLDQIEAGSAEQIKKLAGKGGSPEKAPFKPAIEDFYLTNPIARASAVMAECSRLASGQMLTAAE, encoded by the coding sequence ATGACCAAGCTCATCATCGACGGAAAAGAGATCGATGTCCCCGCCGAGTACACGCTGCTCCAGGCGTGCGAAGCCGCGGGCGCCGAGATTCCGCGCTTCTGCTATCACGAGCGGCTGTCGATCGCCGGCAATTGCCGGATGTGCCTCGTCGAAGTGAAGGGCGGCCCGAAGCCGGTCGCAAGCTGCGCCTGGGGCGTGCGCGATTGCCGTCCGGGCCCCAAGGGCGAGCCGCCGGAAATCTCCACGCGTTCGCCGATGGTGAAGAAGGCGCGCGAAGGCGTGATGGAATTCCTTCTCATCAACCATCCGCTGGACTGCCCGATCTGCGACCAGGGCGGCGAGTGCGACCTTCAGGACCAGGCGATGGGCTATGGTGTCGACACCAGCCGCTTCGCCGAGAACAAGCGCGCCGTCGAGGACAAGTACCTCGGCGCGCTGGTCAAGACCTCGATGAACCGCTGCATCCAGTGCACGCGCTGCGTCCGCTTCTCGGCGGAAGTCGCCGGCGCGCCCGAGATGGGCGCCACCGGCCGCGGCGAGGACATGGAGATCACGACCTATCTCGAGCACGCGCTGACGTCCGAATTGCAGGGCAATCTCGTCGACATCTGCCCGGTCGGTGCGCTGACCTCGAAGCCCTATGCTTTTGCGGCGCGCCCGTGGGAGCTCGGCAAGACCCAGTCGATCGACGTGATGGACGGCCTCGGCTCGGCGATCCGCGTCGACACCCGCGGTCGTGAGGTGATGCGCGTGCTGCCGCGCATCAACGAGGCCGTGAACGAGGAGTGGATCTCCGACAAGACCCGTCACGTCGTCGACGGCCTGCGCACCCAGCGTCTCGACCGGCCCTATATCCGCGAAGCCGGCAAGCTGCGGGCGGCGAGCTGGCCCGAAGCCTTTGCCGCGATCGCCGCGAAAGCGGCGCGCACCGACGGCAAGCGCATCGGCGCGATCGCCGGCGACCTTGCCGGCGTCGAAGAGATGTTCGCGCTGAAGGACCTGCTGGCCAAGTACGGCTCGGGCAATCTGGCCGTGCAGGGCGGCGACGCCTTCGATCCCGCGCTCGGCCGCGGCTCCTACATCTTCAATCCGACGCTGGTCGGCGTCGAGCAGGCCGACGCATTGCTCATCATCGGCGCCAATCCGCGAAAGGAAGCGGCGGTGTTCAACGCCCGCATCCGCAAGCGCTGGCGCGCCGGCGGCTTCAAGGTCGGCGTGATCGGCGCCAAGGTCGACCTGACCTATGACTATGATCATCTGGGTGCAGGCACCGAGACGCTCGGCGAGCTCGCGGCCGGCAAGCACTCCTTCATGGACGTGCTGAAGAACGCCAAGAACCCGATCATCCTGGTCGGCGCAGGCGCGGCCTCGCGTCACGACGGCGCCGCTATTCTCGCCGCCGCCGCCAAGCTCGCGCTCGATGTCGGTGCGGTGAAGGACGGCTGGAACGGCCTCGGCGTGCTGCACGAGACCGCCTCGCGCGTCGGTGCGCTCGATATCGGCTTCTCCGCCACGGCAGGTGGCCTGAACGCGGCGCAGATGACGACCTTCGGCACGCTGGACCTGCTGTTCCTGCTCGGCGCCGACGAGATCAAGCCGTCGGACGGCACCTTCGTCGTCTATATCGGCACCCATGGCGACCGCGGCGCGCATCGCGCCGACGTCATCCTGCCGGCCGCCGCCTACACCGAAAAGAACGCGATCTACGTCAACACCGAAGGTCGCGTGCAGATGACCGGTCGTGCCGCGTTCCCGCCGGGCGAAGCCCGCGAGGACTGGGCGATCGTGCGCGCGCTGTCGGAAGCGCTCGGCAAGAAGCTCGGCTATGACTCGCTGTCGGCGCTGCGCCAGGCGATCTTCAAGGCCGTGCCGCACCTGATCCGTCTCGACCAGATCGAGGCCGGCTCCGCCGAGCAGATCAAGAAGCTGGCGGGGAAGGGCGGCTCGCCGGAGAAGGCGCCGTTCAAGCCGGCGATCGAGGACTTCTATTTGACCAACCCAATCGCGCGTGCGTCCGCCGTGATGGCGGAATGCTCGCGGCTTGCCTCCGGGCAGATGCTGACCGCAGCGGAGTGA
- the nuoF gene encoding NADH-quinone oxidoreductase subunit NuoF — MLEDKDRIFKNLYGLHDWGLEGARRRGAWDGTKNIIDKGRDWIINEMKASGLRGRGGAGFPTGLKWSFMPKESTDGRPSYLVVNADESEPGTCKDREIMRHDPHLLIEGCLIASCAMNAHACYIYVRGEFIREREHLQAAIDQAYEAKLVGKDNVNGWPFDIYVAHGAGAYICGEETALLESLEGKKGQPRLKPPFPANVGLFGCPTTVNNVESIAVAPDILRRGAAWFAGIGRPNNVGTKLFCISGHVERPCNVEEAMGIPFRELIEKHCGGIRGGWDNLKAVIPGGSSVRMVPAEQIIDTPMDFDSLSKLRSGLGTAAVIVMDKSTDLIRSIARISYFYKHESCGQCTPCREGTGWMWRVLTRMADGRAHKREIDMLLEVTKQVEGHTICALGDAAAWPIQGLIAHFRHEIEARIDQYSHKADIDDIGVRDPVNMVAAE, encoded by the coding sequence ATGCTCGAGGACAAGGACCGCATCTTCAAGAACCTCTACGGCCTCCACGACTGGGGGCTCGAGGGCGCGCGGCGCCGCGGCGCCTGGGATGGTACGAAGAATATCATCGACAAGGGCCGTGACTGGATCATCAACGAGATGAAGGCGTCGGGCCTGCGCGGGCGCGGTGGTGCCGGCTTCCCGACCGGCCTGAAATGGTCGTTCATGCCGAAGGAATCGACCGACGGCCGGCCGAGCTATCTCGTCGTCAACGCCGACGAATCCGAGCCCGGCACCTGCAAGGATCGCGAGATCATGCGGCACGATCCGCATCTCCTGATCGAGGGCTGCCTGATCGCGAGCTGCGCGATGAACGCGCATGCCTGCTACATCTATGTCCGCGGCGAGTTCATCCGCGAGCGCGAGCATCTCCAGGCCGCGATCGACCAGGCCTATGAGGCGAAGCTCGTCGGCAAGGACAATGTCAACGGCTGGCCGTTCGACATCTACGTCGCGCACGGCGCCGGCGCCTATATCTGCGGCGAGGAGACCGCGCTGCTCGAAAGCCTCGAAGGCAAGAAGGGCCAGCCGCGCCTGAAGCCGCCGTTCCCGGCCAATGTCGGCCTGTTCGGCTGCCCGACCACCGTCAACAACGTCGAGTCGATCGCGGTTGCGCCCGACATCCTGCGCCGCGGCGCGGCCTGGTTCGCCGGCATCGGCCGTCCGAACAATGTCGGCACCAAGCTGTTCTGCATCTCCGGCCATGTCGAGCGGCCCTGCAACGTCGAAGAGGCCATGGGCATTCCGTTCCGTGAGCTGATCGAGAAGCATTGCGGCGGCATCCGCGGCGGCTGGGACAATCTCAAGGCCGTGATCCCCGGCGGCTCCTCGGTGCGCATGGTGCCGGCCGAGCAGATCATCGACACGCCAATGGATTTCGACAGCTTGAGCAAGCTGCGCTCGGGCCTCGGCACCGCGGCCGTGATCGTGATGGACAAGTCGACCGACCTGATCCGCTCCATCGCCCGCATCTCCTATTTCTACAAGCATGAGAGCTGTGGCCAGTGCACGCCATGCCGCGAAGGCACCGGCTGGATGTGGCGCGTCTTGACCCGCATGGCCGACGGTCGCGCCCACAAGCGCGAAATCGACATGCTGCTCGAAGTCACCAAGCAGGTCGAAGGCCACACCATCTGCGCGCTCGGCGACGCAGCCGCCTGGCCGATCCAGGGCCTGATCGCGCATTTCCGTCACGAGATCGAAGCGCGCATCGACCAGTATTCGCACAAGGCTGACATCGACGATATCGGCGTCCGCGATCCCGTGAACATGGTCGCGGCGGAGTAA
- the nuoE gene encoding NADH-quinone oxidoreductase subunit NuoE produces MSVRRLAPKEVQPASFAFTEENLAFAKQQIAKYPAGRQASAVIAILWRVQEQHDGWVSEAAIRAVADLLDMPYIRVLEVATFYTMFQLAPVGKKAHVQVCGTTPCRLRGAEDLIHVCEHRIHHEPFHLSKDGNFSWEEVECLGACVNAPMVLIGKDTYEDLTKETFGKVLDGFASGNPPKPGPQNGRQFSAPTGGPTTLKEIT; encoded by the coding sequence ATGTCCGTTCGCCGATTAGCACCGAAGGAAGTCCAGCCCGCGAGCTTTGCGTTCACGGAGGAGAACCTCGCATTCGCCAAGCAGCAGATCGCGAAATATCCGGCCGGACGCCAGGCCTCCGCGGTGATCGCCATCCTCTGGCGCGTCCAGGAACAGCACGACGGCTGGGTCTCGGAAGCCGCGATCCGCGCCGTCGCCGATCTGCTCGACATGCCCTATATCCGCGTGCTCGAAGTCGCGACCTTCTACACGATGTTCCAGCTCGCTCCCGTCGGCAAGAAGGCGCACGTCCAGGTCTGCGGCACCACGCCGTGCCGCCTGCGCGGCGCCGAGGATCTCATCCACGTCTGCGAGCACCGCATCCACCACGAGCCGTTCCATCTGTCCAAGGACGGCAATTTCAGCTGGGAAGAGGTGGAATGTCTCGGTGCCTGCGTGAATGCGCCGATGGTGCTGATCGGCAAGGACACCTATGAGGATTTGACCAAGGAAACCTTTGGCAAGGTGCTCGACGGCTTCGCCTCGGGCAATCCGCCGAAGCCCGGGCCGCAGAACGGCCGCCAGTTCTCGGCGCCGACGGGTGGGCCGACCACGCTGAAGGAGATCACCTGA